One region of Lysobacter silvisoli genomic DNA includes:
- a CDS encoding efflux RND transporter periplasmic adaptor subunit, whose product MSPRKVLARSGRAGPGLPLLALSASVLIALTIAGCGSQAATPEAGAMPPPPEVSVAQVLSKQVRQWDEFTGRVAAVESVELRPRVSGYVERVVYQEGQEVKKGDLLFVIDQRRYRAELAQAQAQLERARAEARLAQTQDARAQTLVEAKAISREEFETRRAAATQGNAAVRAAEAAVASAQLDLTFTEVRAPISGRAGRALVTVGNLASADSTLLTTLVSQDPMYVYFESDEQTQSRYNELARKGERADSKNPVRVGLASETGYPHEGVVDFTDNQIDPTTGTIRARAVLPNPDRQFIPGMFARVQLEGSGDFKAMLIDDKAVLTDQDRKYVYVLGGKGEAVRKDVVLGRMIDGLRVVQSGLAANDKVIVHGVQKIFFPGMPVSPKTIAMGAPAPVPGQPVASTAGAK is encoded by the coding sequence ATGAGCCCTCGTAAAGTCCTCGCCCGCTCCGGTCGCGCCGGCCCCGGGCTCCCCCTGCTCGCGCTGTCGGCGAGCGTACTCATCGCCCTGACCATCGCCGGCTGCGGCAGCCAGGCGGCCACCCCCGAGGCCGGCGCCATGCCGCCGCCGCCGGAGGTCAGCGTCGCCCAGGTGCTGAGCAAGCAGGTGCGCCAGTGGGACGAATTCACCGGCCGCGTCGCGGCGGTGGAATCGGTCGAACTGCGTCCGCGCGTGAGCGGCTACGTAGAACGCGTCGTCTATCAGGAAGGCCAGGAGGTCAAGAAAGGCGACCTCCTGTTCGTGATCGACCAGCGCCGCTACCGCGCCGAACTGGCCCAGGCTCAGGCCCAGCTGGAGCGCGCCCGCGCCGAAGCGCGCCTGGCCCAGACCCAGGACGCGCGCGCGCAGACCCTGGTCGAAGCCAAGGCGATCTCGCGCGAAGAGTTCGAAACCCGCCGCGCCGCGGCCACCCAGGGCAACGCCGCCGTGCGCGCGGCCGAAGCCGCGGTGGCATCGGCCCAGCTGGATCTGACCTTCACCGAAGTGCGCGCGCCGATCAGCGGCCGCGCCGGCCGCGCCCTGGTCACCGTGGGCAACCTGGCCTCGGCGGACTCGACCCTGCTGACCACCCTGGTCTCGCAGGATCCGATGTACGTCTACTTCGAAAGCGATGAGCAGACCCAGTCGCGCTACAACGAACTGGCCCGCAAGGGCGAGCGTGCCGACAGCAAGAACCCGGTCCGCGTGGGCCTGGCCAGCGAAACCGGCTACCCGCACGAAGGCGTGGTCGACTTCACCGACAACCAGATCGACCCGACCACCGGCACCATCCGCGCCCGCGCGGTGCTGCCCAACCCGGACCGCCAGTTCATCCCCGGCATGTTCGCGCGCGTGCAGCTGGAAGGCAGCGGCGACTTCAAGGCCATGCTGATCGACGACAAGGCCGTGCTGACCGACCAGGACCGCAAGTACGTCTACGTGCTCGGCGGCAAGGGCGAGGCGGTGCGCAAGGACGTGGTCCTGGGCCGCATGATCGACGGTCTGCGCGTGGTCCAGTCGGGCCTGGCGGCGAACGACAAGGTGATCGTGCACGGCGTGCAGAAGATCTTCTTCCCCGGCATGCCGGTGTCGCCCAAGACCATCGCCATGGGCGCGCCCGCGCCGGTGCCGGGCCAGCCCGTCGCCAGCACGGCCGGAGCCAAGTGA
- a CDS encoding efflux RND transporter permease subunit, with amino-acid sequence MDFSKFFIDRPIFAAVLSIVIFAAGLIAIPILPISEYPEVVPPSVMVRTVYPGANPKVIAETVATPLEEAINGVEDMMYIKSVAGSDGVLAITVTFRPGTDPDDAAVRVQNRVSQALARLPEDVRRQGVTTQKQAPVFLMVVHLTSPNGKYDTLYLRNYARLHVKDSLARLQGVGDAQIFGGGDYAMRVWLDPDKIASRGLTAGDVLRAMREQNVQVSAGQLGAEPMPNSDFLTLINAKGRLQSEEEFGNIVVKSGSDGEIVRLSDVARLELGAGDYSLRSQLDGKNAVGIGIFQSPGANALEIQEQVIANMDRLSKTFPEGIKYEAVYDTTIFVRDSIKAVVTTLLEAIALVVLVVILFLQTWRASIIPLLAVPVSVVGTFAALYLLGFSINTLTLFGLVLAIGIVVDDAIVVVENVERNIEEGLTPLAAAHQAMKEVSGPIVAIALVLCAVFVPMAFLSGVTGQFYKQFAVTIAISTVISAINSLTLSPALAARLLKPHGAEKDAPSRLIDRLFGWIFRPFNRFFATSSQKYQGAVKRTLGKRGAVFVVYAVLLVATGLMFKIVPAGFIPLQDKLYLIAAVKLPEGSSIARTDALLKKVTDIAGKIDGVQNTMAFPGLNAVQFTNTPNTGVAFLPLKPFSERSRSAVEITAELNQKIGGFQEGFTFALMPPPILGLGNGAGYQMFIEDRSNLGYGALQNAVSGFQGAIMQTPGMGYANSTYQANVPQLDAEVDRVKAKAQGVPLTELFDTLQTYLGSAYVNDFNQFGRTWQVIAQADGSFRDSVEDIANLRTRNDRGEMVPIGSMVNVKQTFGPDPVLRYNGYPAADIAGDVDPRIMSSAQAMDVVKDVAAKVLPHGMEIEWTDLSYQQASQGNAALIVFPLAILLAFLVLAALYESWTLPLAVILIVPMCMLSALLGVWATGGDNNVFVQVGLVVLMGLACKNAILIVEFARELELQGKGIIESALEACRLRLRPIVMTSIAFIAGTVPLVLSHGAGAEIRSVTGITVFAGMLGVTLFGLFLTPVFYVALRKLAGSKPLVNHSAEHATAHA; translated from the coding sequence ATGGACTTTTCCAAGTTTTTCATCGATAGACCGATCTTCGCCGCGGTGCTGTCGATCGTGATCTTCGCCGCCGGCCTGATCGCGATACCGATCCTGCCGATCAGCGAATATCCCGAAGTCGTGCCGCCGTCGGTGATGGTGCGCACCGTGTACCCGGGCGCCAACCCGAAGGTGATCGCCGAGACCGTGGCCACGCCGCTGGAGGAAGCGATCAACGGCGTGGAGGACATGATGTACATCAAGTCCGTCGCCGGCTCCGACGGCGTACTGGCCATCACCGTCACCTTCCGCCCCGGCACCGACCCCGACGACGCGGCGGTACGCGTGCAGAACCGGGTCAGCCAGGCGCTGGCGCGATTGCCCGAGGACGTGCGCCGGCAAGGCGTGACGACCCAGAAGCAGGCGCCGGTGTTCCTGATGGTGGTGCACCTGACCTCGCCCAACGGCAAGTACGACACCCTGTACCTGCGCAACTACGCCCGCCTGCACGTCAAGGATTCCCTGGCGCGCCTGCAGGGCGTGGGCGACGCGCAGATCTTCGGCGGCGGCGACTACGCCATGCGCGTGTGGCTGGACCCGGACAAGATCGCCTCGCGCGGCCTGACCGCCGGCGACGTGCTGCGCGCCATGCGCGAGCAGAACGTGCAGGTCTCGGCCGGCCAGCTCGGCGCCGAGCCCATGCCCAACAGCGACTTCCTGACCCTGATCAACGCCAAGGGCCGCCTGCAGAGCGAGGAAGAGTTCGGCAACATCGTGGTCAAGAGCGGCAGCGATGGCGAGATCGTGCGCCTGTCCGACGTCGCCCGCCTGGAACTGGGCGCCGGCGACTACAGCCTGCGCTCGCAGCTGGACGGCAAGAACGCGGTCGGCATCGGCATCTTCCAGTCGCCGGGCGCCAACGCCCTGGAGATCCAGGAGCAGGTGATCGCCAACATGGATCGCCTGTCCAAGACCTTCCCGGAAGGTATCAAGTACGAAGCCGTGTACGACACCACCATCTTCGTGCGCGACTCGATCAAGGCCGTGGTCACCACGCTGCTGGAAGCGATCGCGCTGGTGGTGCTGGTGGTGATCCTGTTCCTGCAGACCTGGCGCGCCTCGATCATCCCGCTGCTGGCCGTGCCGGTCTCGGTGGTGGGCACCTTCGCCGCCCTGTACCTGCTGGGCTTCTCGATCAACACCCTGACCCTGTTCGGACTGGTGCTGGCGATCGGCATCGTGGTCGACGACGCGATCGTGGTGGTGGAGAACGTCGAGCGCAACATCGAGGAAGGCCTGACTCCGCTGGCCGCGGCGCACCAGGCGATGAAGGAAGTGTCCGGCCCGATCGTGGCGATCGCGCTGGTGCTGTGCGCGGTGTTCGTGCCGATGGCGTTCCTGTCCGGCGTGACCGGTCAGTTCTACAAGCAGTTCGCGGTGACCATCGCCATCTCGACGGTGATCTCGGCGATCAACTCGCTGACCCTGTCGCCGGCCCTGGCCGCGCGCCTGCTCAAGCCGCACGGCGCCGAGAAGGACGCCCCCTCGCGCCTGATCGACCGCTTGTTCGGCTGGATCTTCCGTCCGTTCAACCGCTTCTTCGCGACCAGCTCGCAGAAGTACCAGGGCGCGGTCAAGCGCACCCTGGGCAAGCGCGGCGCGGTGTTCGTGGTCTATGCGGTGCTGCTGGTGGCCACCGGCCTTATGTTCAAGATCGTGCCGGCCGGCTTCATCCCGCTGCAGGACAAGCTGTACCTGATCGCCGCGGTCAAGCTGCCGGAAGGCTCCTCGATCGCGCGCACCGATGCCCTGCTGAAGAAGGTGACCGACATCGCCGGCAAGATCGACGGCGTGCAGAACACCATGGCCTTCCCCGGCCTGAACGCGGTGCAGTTCACCAACACGCCCAACACCGGCGTGGCGTTCCTGCCGCTCAAGCCCTTCAGCGAGCGTAGCCGCAGCGCGGTGGAGATCACAGCCGAGCTCAACCAGAAGATCGGCGGCTTCCAGGAAGGCTTCACCTTCGCCCTGATGCCGCCGCCGATCCTGGGCCTGGGCAACGGCGCCGGCTACCAGATGTTCATCGAGGACCGCAGCAACCTGGGTTACGGCGCGCTGCAGAACGCGGTCAGCGGCTTCCAGGGCGCGATCATGCAGACCCCGGGCATGGGCTACGCCAACAGCACCTACCAGGCCAACGTGCCCCAGCTCGACGCCGAAGTCGACCGGGTCAAGGCCAAGGCGCAGGGCGTGCCGCTGACCGAGCTGTTCGACACCCTGCAGACCTACCTGGGTTCGGCCTACGTCAACGACTTCAACCAGTTCGGCCGCACCTGGCAGGTCATCGCCCAGGCCGACGGTTCGTTCCGCGACAGCGTCGAGGACATCGCCAACCTGCGTACCCGCAACGACCGCGGCGAGATGGTGCCGATCGGTTCGATGGTCAACGTCAAGCAGACCTTCGGCCCCGACCCGGTGCTGCGCTACAACGGCTACCCGGCCGCCGACATCGCCGGCGACGTGGACCCGCGCATCATGTCCTCCGCCCAGGCGATGGATGTGGTCAAGGACGTGGCCGCCAAGGTGCTGCCGCACGGCATGGAAATCGAATGGACCGACCTGAGCTACCAGCAGGCCAGTCAGGGCAATGCCGCGCTGATCGTGTTCCCGCTGGCCATCCTGCTCGCGTTCCTGGTCCTGGCCGCGCTGTACGAAAGCTGGACCCTGCCGCTGGCGGTGATCCTGATCGTGCCCATGTGCATGCTCTCGGCGCTGCTGGGCGTGTGGGCCACCGGCGGCGACAACAACGTGTTCGTGCAGGTGGGCCTGGTCGTGCTGATGGGCCTGGCCTGTAAGAACGCGATCCTGATCGTCGAGTTCGCCCGCGAACTGGAACTGCAGGGCAAGGGCATCATCGAGTCGGCGCTGGAAGCATGCCGCCTGCGTCTGCGCCCGATCGTGATGACCTCGATCGCGTTCATCGCCGGCACCGTGCCGCTGGTGCTCTCGCACGGCGCCGGCGCGGAGATCCGCTCGGTCACCGGCATCACCGTGTTCGCCGGCATGCTGGGCGTGACCCTGTTCGGCCTGTTCCTGACCCCGGTGTTCTACGTCGCCCTGCGCAAGCTGGCCGGCAGCAAGCCGCTGGTGAACCACTCGGCCGAGCACGCCACCGCCCACGCCTGA
- a CDS encoding SDR family oxidoreductase: protein MANSNGNKIALVTGATRGIGFETVRQLASQGVHVLLAGRDRGKAVDAALKLQSEGLPVEAIALDVTSDSSIAAAAEEVAAKHGRLDILVNNAGVFRDDGTLKPSQQSLDVWLGTFNTNLFGLIATTQAFLPLLHKSPGARIVNVSSILGSIALHQDPASPIYNYKVPAYNVSKTAVNAWTAHLAYELRETPHKVNTIHPGSVLTDMNAQGDLSVEDGARTSVRLALIDEAGPNGGYFHFEETLPW, encoded by the coding sequence ATGGCTAACTCCAACGGCAACAAGATCGCGCTGGTCACCGGCGCCACCCGCGGCATCGGCTTCGAGACCGTGCGCCAGCTCGCCAGCCAGGGCGTGCACGTGCTGCTGGCCGGCCGCGATCGCGGCAAGGCGGTGGACGCCGCGCTCAAGCTGCAGTCCGAAGGCCTGCCGGTCGAAGCGATCGCGCTGGACGTGACCAGCGACAGCAGCATCGCCGCCGCCGCCGAGGAAGTCGCGGCCAAGCACGGCCGCCTGGACATCCTGGTCAACAACGCCGGCGTGTTCCGCGACGACGGCACGCTCAAGCCCTCGCAGCAAAGCCTGGACGTGTGGCTGGGCACCTTCAACACCAACCTGTTCGGCCTGATCGCCACCACCCAGGCCTTCCTGCCGCTGCTGCACAAGTCGCCGGGCGCGCGCATCGTCAACGTGTCCAGCATCCTGGGCTCGATCGCGCTGCATCAGGACCCGGCCTCGCCGATCTACAACTACAAGGTGCCGGCCTACAACGTGTCCAAGACCGCGGTGAACGCCTGGACCGCACACCTGGCCTACGAACTGCGCGAGACCCCGCACAAGGTCAACACCATCCACCCCGGCTCGGTGCTGACCGACATGAACGCGCAGGGCGATCTCAGCGTCGAAGACGGCGCGCGCACTAGCGTGCGCCTGGCCCTGATCGACGAAGCCGGCCCCAACGGCGGCTACTTCCACTTCGAGGAAACCCTGCCATGGTGA
- a CDS encoding efflux transporter outer membrane subunit yields the protein MVIRTLALGVAAALLAACAVGPDYVRPTLATPEGFAHAGETTAAAEADGTAVPETDAEFWRAFNDPMLTQLVEESLSANHDLRIALSRYDRANALLRGAKFDRFPTITASANGQDARSSSDQMPGVDRAGRDNESYSAAANVSWELDLFGRVRRNVEAQRADTWASAADLQALQVSIVGEVASTYVDLRGLQERLRVARGNADNQRETLRLVQARFDAGRDSEFDTSRARAQLEATLSRVPALEAQVAVAMHRLAVLTGRTPDALIAQLDTQQALPTLPARLDAGTPGDLLRRRPDVAAAEHRLHASTARIGVATADLFPRFTLGGLIGSQAVDTSALFERASETRLVALGIDWSFLDIGRVRARIAASDADAAGELARYQQTVLLALEDTENALVRYGRARVEDGHLERAAIDSSRAAQLARVRYEAGAADLLEVLDAERTQLQAQDAFADGRTRSVNGAVALYKALAGGWSSRTPLREDVASR from the coding sequence ATGGTGATCCGTACCCTAGCTTTGGGCGTGGCGGCGGCCTTGCTGGCCGCCTGCGCGGTCGGTCCCGACTACGTGCGCCCGACCCTGGCCACGCCGGAAGGCTTCGCCCATGCCGGCGAAACCACGGCCGCGGCCGAGGCCGACGGCACCGCCGTGCCGGAGACCGACGCCGAGTTCTGGCGCGCGTTCAACGACCCGATGCTGACCCAGCTGGTCGAGGAATCGCTATCGGCCAACCACGATCTGCGCATCGCGCTGTCGCGTTACGACCGCGCCAATGCGTTGCTGCGCGGCGCCAAGTTCGACCGCTTCCCCACCATCACCGCCAGCGCCAACGGCCAGGACGCGCGCTCCAGCAGCGACCAGATGCCGGGCGTGGACCGCGCCGGCCGCGACAACGAAAGCTACAGCGCGGCGGCCAACGTCAGCTGGGAGCTGGACCTGTTCGGCCGCGTGCGCCGCAACGTGGAGGCGCAGCGCGCCGACACCTGGGCCAGCGCCGCCGACCTGCAGGCGCTGCAGGTCAGCATCGTCGGTGAGGTGGCCAGCACCTACGTCGACCTGCGCGGTTTGCAGGAACGTCTGCGCGTGGCCCGCGGCAATGCCGACAACCAGCGCGAGACCTTGCGCCTGGTGCAGGCGCGCTTCGACGCCGGCCGCGACAGCGAGTTCGACACCTCGCGCGCCCGCGCCCAGCTGGAAGCGACCCTGTCGCGGGTGCCGGCGCTGGAAGCGCAGGTGGCCGTGGCCATGCACCGCCTGGCGGTGCTGACCGGCCGCACGCCCGATGCGCTGATCGCGCAGCTGGACACCCAACAGGCCCTGCCGACGCTGCCGGCACGTCTGGACGCGGGCACGCCGGGCGACCTGCTGCGCCGCCGCCCCGACGTGGCCGCGGCCGAGCACCGCCTGCACGCGTCCACCGCGCGCATCGGCGTGGCCACCGCCGACCTGTTCCCGCGCTTCACCCTGGGCGGGCTGATCGGCAGCCAGGCCGTGGACACCAGCGCCTTGTTCGAACGCGCCAGCGAAACCCGTCTGGTCGCGCTGGGCATCGACTGGTCGTTCCTGGACATCGGCCGGGTGCGCGCGCGCATCGCCGCCAGCGACGCCGACGCCGCGGGCGAACTCGCGCGTTACCAGCAGACCGTGCTGCTGGCGCTGGAGGACACCGAGAACGCGCTGGTGCGTTACGGCCGCGCGCGGGTCGAGGACGGTCATCTGGAGCGCGCGGCGATCGACAGCTCGCGCGCGGCCCAGCTGGCGCGCGTGCGTTACGAGGCCGGCGCGGCCGACCTGCTGGAAGTGCTCGATGCCGAGCGCACCCAGCTGCAGGCGCAGGACGCGTTCGCCGACGGCCGCACCCGCAGCGTCAACGGCGCGGTCGCGTTGTACAAGGCGCTGGCCGGCGGCTGGTCGTCGCGCACGCCGCTGCGCGAGGACGTGGCTTCGCGTTGA